From one Anopheles cruzii chromosome 3, idAnoCruzAS_RS32_06, whole genome shotgun sequence genomic stretch:
- the LOC128271922 gene encoding uncharacterized protein LOC128271922 gives MRITRYSRSSGRGAYYYRAPTNPYRRRGGPPHDGPPSARGFNNSQSQQPFSVRHGHGDRRTRLISPDDRLAYRERMMRMVRDTLDRRSRSRERYRDDLRRTSRSRDRSLSSVLSDISSGSSCFGAVRASEAYGSPVYEDLTEDEIQSLELEDEEEDEDGEEQTSSSAEMVVAPPMVRHKKRKKDKKKKEKVKERERKRAKKERRRQKEILEERICPPEHEVAQSKEIFASGQNILVSVSFIDSEKTSEREKYKKNKHRKKLRRQKLRGKLTVAKEEKLPKADRGSSQGSADGANEPADEKNNVSQGKLQETQHSSLEHHQQQQQSIIQPPPAKKKKLDPAVKPVMVIDLERSPSGQVISSPREVIVLSDEEGKRARGIEEATKPNDIDLNNRGPNTPPEPAPKSPDSYDPFQPTKSSPRSGISTNDIGSISTISFQEPRHLHLDEQKDEVKAEFHHPHHHLHPHSHHHHHHHHHHGQHHHGHPAQERLLAPTEHTSGSGGFNDDSILDLHPESPFDKLDVNSPRTVVTSAHHFHQSPMKAIIKSMPKKLLAAGNSRDSRPHSAAIKSNQTGTGAGGGTMAATSGGVPFEDELNDGDISPYSPRSSDCDAQLFEPPQDGNGETQTIALTVDNLRRVFGNDPKTLYGDLRKSYQHRSVIAVDEMYKPHKMTLEMLDEIPDSAVDMQVKEKLIKKLQRQERIVEEVKHFLKPHFNKKRIDKDEYKEIMRKSIPKICHSRSGEINPAKIQALITAYVKKAIAKRKLLGIEIGSSSGTPLANISYVPSTTAAPTIPPLSASEPAPSVVLMNR, from the exons ATGCGCATAACGCGATATTCGCGTTCCAGTGGCAGAGGGGCCTACTATTATCGTGCACCCACAAACCCGTACCGCCGACGTGGTGGTCCCCCTCACGATGGACCACCATCAGCCAGAGGATTCAACAACAGCCAGAGCCAGCAACCGTTCAGTGTGCGTCACGGACATGGCGATCGGCGGACTCGACTCATTTCACCGGATGATAGGTTGGCATACCGTGAGCGGATGATGCGGATGGTGCGAGACACGTTGGATCGGCGATCCAGATCCCGCGAACGGTACCGGGACGATTTGCGACGCACCAGCCGCAGCCGGGATCGGAGCTTGTCGTCGGTGCTGAGCGACATCAGCTCCGGCAGTAGTTGCTTCGGAGCAGTGCGTGCCAGCGAAGCCTACGGCAGTCCAGTGTACGAAGATCTCACCGAGGATGAAATCCAATCGTTGGAGTtggaggacgaagaggaagacgaGGACGGGGAAGAgcagacgtcgtcgtcggcggaaaTGGTTGTAGCACCCCCGATGGTGAGGCACAAGAAGCGCAAGaaagacaaaaagaaaaaggaaaaagtcaaggaacgggaacggaagCGCGCGAAAAAGGAACGGCGCCGGCAAAAGGAGATTCTCGAAGAGCGCATCTGCCCGCCCGAACACGAGGTGGCCCAGTCGAAGGAGATTTTCGCCTCGGGCCAAAACATTCTGGTCAGCGTTAGTTTCATCGACAGCGAAAAGACCAGCGAGCGCGAGAAGtacaagaaaaacaaacaccggaaGAAGCTGAGAAGGCAAAAATTACGGGGAAAACTTACCGTCGCTAAGGAGGAAAAACTGCCCAAGGCAGACAGGGGAAGCTCGCAGGGGTCCGCGGACGGAGCAAATGAGCCGGCGGACGAGAAGAACAATGTGTCGCAAGGCAAGCTGCAGGAAACGCAGCACAGCTCACTGgaacaccatcaacagcaacagcaatcaATAATTCAGCCGCCTccagcaaaaaagaagaaactgGACCCAGCGGTTAagccggtgatggtgatcgaCCTGGAACGGTCCCCAAGCGGCCAGGTGATATCTAGCCCGCGAGAGGTTATCGTTTTGAGTGACGAGGAAGGCAAACGAGCGCGAGGAATAGAAGAAGCAACGAAGCCTAACGATATCGATCTGAACAATCGGGGCCCCAAtacgccaccggaaccggctccAAAATCGCCGGATTCGTACGATCCTTTCCAGCCCACTAAATCGTCACCACGATCGGGAATTTCTACAAACGATATAGGCAGCATATCAACCATAAGCTTCCAGGAACCCCGCCATCTCCATTTGGACGAGCAGAAGGATGAAGTGAAGGCTGAATTCCATCACCCGCACCATCATTTGCATCCTCAcagccaccatcatcatcaccaccatcaccaccatggCCAGCACCATCACGGCCATCCGGCTCAGGAACGTTTGCTCGCACCGACGGAGCACAcgagcggttccggtggtttCAACGATGACAGCATCCTCGACCTGCACCCCGAGTCCCCGTTTGACAAGCTGGACGTAAACAGTCCCCGAACGGTGGTCACGTCGGCGCACCATTTCCATCAATCCCCCATGAAGGCCATTATAAAATCGATGCCGAAGAAGCTGTTGGCCGCGGGCAACAGTCGCGATTCGCGGCCACATTCGGCAGCaattaaatcaaaccaaaCTGGAACCGGGGCAGGTGGTGGAACTATGGCCGCAACCAGTGGCGGTGTTCCATTCGAAGACGAACTGAACGACGGTGACATCTCCCCGTACTCCCCTCGGTCGAGCGATTGTGACGCGCAGCTCTTCGAACCGCCACAGGATGGCAATGGCGAGACGCAAACCATCGCCCTCACGGTGGACAATTTGCGTAGGGTGTTTGGGAACGATCCTAAAACACTGTACGGTGATCTCCGCAAAAGCTACCAGCACCGTTCGGTGATAGCCGTAGATGAAATGTACAAAC CACACAAAATGACCCTGGAAATGCTGGACGAAATTCCAGACTCGGCGGTCGATATGCAGGTCAAAGAGAAG CTTATTAAAAAGCTTCAACGCCAAGAGCGGATCGTCGAGGAAGTTAAACATTTCCTCAAACCACACTTCAACAAAAAACGCATCGACAAAGATGAATATAAGGAAATTATGCGAAAATCAATTCCCAAG ATCTGCCACAGCCGTTCGGGAGAAATCAACCCTGCGAAAATACAGGCTTTAATCACGGCGTACGTGAAAAAAGCAATTGCCAAACGAAAATTGCTTGGCATTGAGATTGGTTCCTCGTCCGGTACACCGTTGGCCAACATCAGTTACGTACCATCGACAACAGCAGCGCCAACCATACCACCACTATCAGCATCCGAACCAGCACCGTCGGTGGTACTAATGAATCGTTGA
- the LOC128271457 gene encoding nuclear pore complex protein Nup133, producing MDRSFTVPVAAASMKNSSVSRSRQSLGGSLFSGGGRSNNTSTFARQGSGRYSMSSRSNVSSLRVVAKSEYNLLESYGLPLPVQVTEVLTFNEKTVQLSVNYNANGWAWLVQGRRLFVWQYRDQSSAQKPVGGGFACSDHFPTPRRQYASQCRQLTLPHCDIGHKATLVTVFVNDGHQMASCLAVSPAGDVRYWQSIAHDGSSIDECNILEGQEFEQLIGLGGQEFVLATTTCSLVRLNVHLQNGRYTIVPRLVKSPSGFLGGIGKRFSSIFIGMHSTQDRENKLVKISCEKISNSEWHVTVLADRWIQRWALQPHNAFERFLAEDADIMKKMRDFYHQKLWNGRDVSEIELWALDMQPTDRGVVILSAAVNQLRSQHVHYALMTIIFEADATFTLKETTIMRYQGFYSAERLAELIDFRFIANRSIAYVYNERCIFPVALTGSGGSESPPSEEVEKIEFHAREDTILIGNCFQNTPLFFTRLNGMLVVTPSDFDPSDMFNTSIASDVFTPNVSLAADSTVLLQQSMMFAPATTNAGNLVLFELDPDELAASADEQQDPVHQLKAAFIYHIKRNTGAADELIGSLLESFDQQDLSVDGMLDRVVLKIAIDLADDTPAADPRWEVTNRYALGSSTSMQIIQQLREKNVAFVQFIEFLHNRGLWERLSAVSRSDSSSGGVRPTALCLADVGEKIVAAIGLKCLHNSHTRLIDEAIALTLRQTARTVPFPNLTPQDVFYAQTSRLEELFQVLSELVDEYVRQELSSVQIQTALVEVNTIVLSVLQEVIKYREGKTEQFVTREEVRDRYEYVPWTAAPGKMGLRDVLLRMIATTIRHGIKGTAEPEFRVKHFKHLTDLVDYVLDGRKNYLESVRDEEKYAVLRQQYESQRSDLIYPLVEEEQYELAAKLAEKYLDFQTLVEICDKTNNQERLEEYIERYKEHDFSQFAISWHMRENKQGDILHRFKNNQAALARFLVDHPSMAWIQLVFNGELAQAGQVLFDLGQRERELLTRKRIMLCLAKLCLLAAEGERYQVQLDNINSELELIEVQENIPSEVLDIYGYDTKHVKVLTPEEMVDLFIADEYSKASEKEFRYALSLLNFVEEPMEVRQKIWCAAIQRDSWEEYNQSAPLDTMQTMLFFKLIDLCYIMDGELENFLPPLESFLNAPELGALTKSKSFQYLLKLGYEHITESYRKQ from the exons ATGGATCGGTCGTTTACTGTtcccgtggcggcggcgtcaaTGAAAAACAGTTCCGTCTCCAGATCGCGCCAGTCGCTCGGTGGTTCGCTGTTctctggtggtggccgatcAAACAACACCAGCACCTTTGCCCGACAGGGCTCTGG TCGCTACAGTATGTCATCCCGCTCCAATGTGTCCAGCCTGCGCGTCGTGGCAAAGTCCGAGTACAACTTGCTCGAATCGTATGGCTTGCCGTTGCCAGTGCAAGTGACGGAAGTGCTTACTTTCAACGAAAAAACGGTCCAGCTGTCGGTTAACTACAACGCGAACGGTTGGGCTTGGCTGGTGCAGGGTCGCCGGTTGTTTGTGTGGCAGTATCGGGACCAAAGTTCCGCCCAGAAACCGGTCGGAGGGGGTTTCGCTTGTAGCGACCATTTCCCGACACCGCGACGCCAGTACGCCAGTCAGTGCCGACAGTTGACGCTACCGCACTGCGACATCGGACATAAGGCGACACTGGTTACGGTGTTCGTGAATGACGGTCACCAAATGGCGTCTTGCTTGGCGGTTTCACCGGCCGGTGATGTGCGCTATTGGCAATCGATTGCCCACGATGGGTCATCGATCGACGAGTGCAACATTCTGGAAGGCCAAGAGTTCGAGCAACTGATCGGTCTCGGTGGGCAGGAGTTTGTGTTGGCCACGACCACCTGCAGCTTGGTGCGACTGAATGTGCACCTTCAGAACGGCCGGTACACGATCGTGCCACGCCTGGTGAAATCACCGTCCGGCTTTTTGGGTGGCATCGGAAAacggttttcttcgattttcatCGGAATGCACAGCACCCAGGATCGGGAAAAC AAATTGGTTAAAATCAGTTGCGAGAAAATTTCGAATAGCGAGTGGCACGTGACGGTGCTGGCAGATCGTTGGATACAACGGTGGGCTTTGCAGCCGCACAATGCGTTCGAGCGGTTTCTGGCCGAGGATGCCGATATAATGAAAAAGATGCGCGATTTCTACCACCAAAAGCTGTGGAATGGCCGGGATGTGTCGGAGATCGAGCTGTGGGCGCTCGACATGCAACCCACCGATCGGGGTGTTGTCATTCTGTCCGCCGCCGTCAACCAGCTACGGTCCCAGCACGTGCACTACGCGCTGATGACGATCATCTTCGAAGCGGACGCTACATTCACGCTCAAGGAGACGACCATCATGCGCTACCAGGGCTTCTACAGTGCCGAGCGCCTGGCGGAGCTGATCGATTTTAGGTTCATTGCCAACCGAAGTATTGCGTACGTGTACAATGAGCGATGCATTTTTCCGGTGGCActgaccggttccggtggcagcgAGAGCCCGCCGTCGGAGGAGGTGGAAAAGATCGAGTTTCATGCACGCGAAGATACGATTTTGATTGGCAACTGTTTCCAAAACACGCCGCTCTTTTTCACACGGCTCAACGGTATGCTGGTAGTGACACCATCCGATTTTGACCCGAGCGACATGTTCAACACTTCCATCGCTTCGGACGTGTTCACTCCGAACGTTTCGCTGGCGGCCGATTCGACCGTTTTGTTGCAGCAATCGATGATGTTTGCACCGGCTACCACAAACGCGGGCAATCTGGTACTGTTTGAGCTGGATCCGGACGAGCTGGCGGCCTCGGCCGACGAACAGCAAGATCCGGTCCATCAGCTTAAGGCTGCTTTCATTTATCACATTAAGCGCAACACTGGGGCAGCGGATGAGCTAATCGGATCGCTGCTAGAATCGTTCGATCAGCAAGACTTGAGCGTCGATGGTATGCTCGATCGAGTCGTGCTGAAGATAGCGATCGATCTGGCTGACGATACACCTGCGGCCGATCCACGCTGGGAGGTTACCAATCGCTACGCGCTTGGATCATCTACCTCAATGCAGATCATACAGCAGCTGCGCGAGAAAAATGTTGCCTTCGTGCAGTTTATTGAGTTTTTGCACAACCGCGGTCTTTGGGAGCGCCTGAGTGCGGTCAGCCGTTCGGACTCCAGTTCGGGTGGCGTTCGTCCCACTGCCCTCTGCTTGGCGGACGTTGGCGAAAAGATTGTGGCCGCTATCGGCCTCAAGTGTCTGCACAACAGTCACACTCGGCTGATCGACGAAGCGATAGCACTCACACTGCGGCAAACCGCTCGCACCGTCCCATTTCCGAACCTGACGCCGCAGGATGTGTTCTACGCCCAAACGAGCCGCCTGGAAGAACTGTTCCAGGTGCTCAGCGAGCTGGTCGATGAATATGTTCGCCAGGAGCTAAGTTCCGTGCAAATTCAGACGGCTCTGGTCGAAGTGAACACGATCGTGCTATCCGTCCTGCAGGAGGTGATAAAGTACCGTGAAGGGAAAACGGAACAATTTGTTACCCGTGAAGAAGTTCGTGACCGTTATGAGTATGTACCATGGACGGCTGCCCCGGGAAAGATGGGTTTACGCGACGTTTTGCTACGCATGATCGCCACTACTATACGGCACGGCATCAAAGGGACGGCGGAACCGGAGTTTCGGGTCAAACACTTCAAACATCTGACGGATCTGGTTGACTACGTGCTGGATGGTCGCAAAAATTACCTGGAGAGTGTGCGAGACGAAGAGAAGTATGCCGTTCTGCGCCAGCAGTACGAATCGCAGCGAAGCGATCTCATCTATCCACTGG TGGAGGAAGAACAGTACGAATTGGCCGCCAAGCTGGCGGAAAAGTACCTCGACTTTCAGACGTTGGTAGAAATTTGcgacaaaaccaacaaccaagAGCGGCTGGAAGAGTACATCGAACGCTACAAGGAGCACGACTTTTCGCAGTTTGCCATCAGTTGGCACATGCGGGAGAACAAACAGGGGGACATACTGCACCGCTTCAAGAATAACCAAGCCGCCCTTGCCCGCTTCCTGGTCGACCACCCTTCGATGGCATGGATTCAGCTAGTGTTCAATGGCGAGCTCGCGCAAGCCGGGCAAGTGCTGTTCGATTTGGGGCAACGTGAACGCGAATTACTGACCCGAAAGCGCATCATGCTCTGCCTGGCCAAACTGTGTTTGCTGGCGGCCGAAGGTGAACGGTATCAGGTACAGCTCGATAATATCAACTCTGAGCTGGAGCTGATTGAGGTTCAGGAAAACATACCCTCCGAAGTGCTGGACATTTACGGTTATGACACCAAGCACGTGAAGGTTCTTACGCCAGAGGAAATGGTTGAC CTCTTCATCGCCGACGAATACAGTAAAGCGAGTGAAAAGGAATTCCGGTACGCGCTTTCATTGCTCAACTTTGTCGAGGAGCCGATGGAGGTACGACAGAAAATCTGGTGCGCAGCCATTCAGCGTGACTCGTGGGAAGAATACAATCAAAGCGCACCCCTTGACACAATGCAGACGATGCTGTTTTTCAAACTGATTGATCTGTGCTACATCATGGACGGCGAGCTCGAAAACTTCCTTCCACCACTGGAAAGCTTCCTGAATGCCCCCGAGCTGGGCGCTTTGACAAAGAGCAAATCTTTCCAGTACCTCTTGAAACTCGGCTACGAGCATATCACCGAATCTTATCGGAAACAGTAG
- the LOC128271458 gene encoding peroxidasin: protein WYNVTCMNFVRSVPAPTGSFGPREQLNQATAFIDGSVVYGSDVERMKSLRSGDGGRLRMLRTPDGRDLLPVSTDPEDGCNEEKMNAAGKYCFESGDTRANENLHLTSMHLIWARHHNSLAAGLAKENPGWDDERLFQEARRILAAQMQHITYSEFLPVIFGNETASRMGILPDSEGGDDTYNASVDPSIANVFAGAAFRFAHTLLPGLMKRTRNPVGSSSGIELHKMLFNPYSLYAATGLDDALGGAISTALAKYDPLFSTELTERLFEKADERLLHNHPCGLDLVSLNIQRGRDHGLPGYPHWRRHCHLTPVDTWDDLERITDPSSFRQMQTIYGEPANVDVYSGALSEPPIKDGIVGPLLACLLGDQFLRLKQGDSFWYERRHGPQRFTEEQLRQIYDTKLSSIICRNSDQIAHSPVYLMKKSDAKANPDVDCKQLDTFDFAPFHENRAHQYSKSKLATDRMKVLVLQPKHPSEEPSTDMPQAEPVTITTSELPTTVSEEPTTMTVPIATPAA from the exons TGGTACAACGTGACGTGCATGAACTTTGTGCGTTCGGTGCCGGCACCGACTGGCAGCTTTGGACCGCGCGAACAGCTCAACCAGGCGACCGCCTTCATAGACGGATCTGTCGTGTATGGGTCGGACGTAGAGCGCATGAAGTCGCTTCGCTCCGGTGACGGAGGCCGGCTCCGGATGCTGCGCACACCGGATGGGCGAGATTTGTTGCCCGTGTCCACCGATCCGGAGGATGGTTGCAATGAGGAAAAGATGAATGCCGCTGGCAAGTATTGCTTCGAGTCGGGTGACACTCGTGCAAACGAGAACCTCCACCTCACCTCGATGCATCTGATCTGGGCTCGACATCACAACAGCCTGGCCGCCGGGTTGGCCAAGGAGAACCCCGGCTGGGACGATGAACGGTTGTTCCAGGAAGCGAGACGCATTTTGGCAGCCCAGATGCAGCACATTACGTACAGCGAGTTCTTGCCGGTGATTTTCGGCAACGAAACGGCCAGCAGAATGGGCATTCTTCCGGATTCGGAAGGTGGCGACGACACGTACAATGCGTCGGTTGATCCGTCCATAGCGAACGTATTCGCCGGGGCAGCCTTCCGCTTTGCGCACACCCTGCTGCCAGGATTGATGAAGAGAACGCGCAATCCGGTGGGCTCCAGTTCGGGCATCGAGCTGCACAAAATGTTGTTCAATCCGTACTCGCTGTACGCAGCGACGGGGCTGGACGATGCCCTGGGTGGTGCCATTAGCACCGCACTGGCCAAGTACGATCCGCTTTTTTCAACCGAGCTCACCGAGCGGCTGTTTGAGAAGGCCGACGAGCGTTTGCTACACAATCATCCGTGCGGGTTGGACCTGGTGTCGCTCAACATTCAGCGGGGCCGAGACCATGGCCTGCCGGGCTACCCGCACTGGCGACGACATTGCCATCTAACGCCGGTCGATACCTGGGACGATCTGGAACGCATCACCGACCCATCGTCATTCCGGCAGATGCAAACAATCTACGGAGAACCGGCAAACGTGGACGTTTACTCCGGCGCGCTGAGTGAACCGCCGATAAAGGATGGCATCGTGGGTCCACTGCTCGCCTGTCTGCTGGGTGACCAGTTTCTACGCCTGAAGCAGGGTGACTCGTTCTGGTACGAGCGTCGGCACGGTCCGCAACGATTTACCGAAG AACAACTCCGGCAAATCTATGATACAAAGCTGTCCAGCATCATTTGTCGCAACTCGGACCAAATAGCCCATTCGCCGGTGTATCTGATGAAAAAATCGGATGCAAAGGCAAATCCTGACGTCGACTGCAAACAATTGGATACGTTCGACTTTGCTCCGTTCCACGAGAACCGAGCACATCAGTACAGTAAGAGTAAGTTGGCCACGGATCGTATGAAGGTGCTGGTCCTACAACCGAAGCACCCGTCAGAAGAACCTTCCACCGATATGCCACAGGCGGAACCAGTTACGATCACCACCAGTGAACTACCCACAACCGTGAGTGAGGAACCAACGACAATGACAGTCCCTATCGCTACTCCTGCGGCATAA